The following coding sequences are from one Canis lupus dingo isolate Sandy chromosome 21, ASM325472v2, whole genome shotgun sequence window:
- the LOC112667810 gene encoding membrane-spanning 4-domains subfamily A member 4A-like isoform X1, whose protein sequence is MQSSKGTFEAETARDYTINLPESEHIPQLREPSTWVLPSQQQKSLLLFLKGQPQVLGVAEILIGLVMLCLGVTTSPFPRDYEGGHSMTTKTGYHLWGSLSFFISGVVSIAAGRKVTKCLIQGSLGMNALSATVAGIGTSMIIAEEISMYESAMWRSPYETVFTGLLTGMLLLSLGGGCTALALAVSACRAACSVSKVVVFLPNDDGSLSEVSSEHVYDEVTFQ, encoded by the exons ATGCAAAG CAGCAAAGGGACATTTGAGGCAGAGACAGCCCGGGACTACACAATAAATCTTCCTGAGAGTGAGCATATACCCCAACTGCGTGAACCAAGTACCTGGGTCTTGCCCTCCCAGCAGCAGAAGAGTCTGTTGCTCTTCCTAAAGGGTCAGCCCCAGGTCCTAGGG GTGGCTGAGATCCTGATTGGGCTGGTAATGCTGTGCCTGGGCGTGACAACCAGTCCTTTTCCACGTGACTATGAAGGTGGACACTCCATGACCACTAAAACGGGCTATCACCTGTGGGGATCCCTCTCT TTCTTCATATCTGGAGTGGTGTCCATCGCCGCTGGAAGAAAGGTAACTAAGTGTCTG aTCCAAGGCAGCCTGGGGATGAACGCGCTCAGTGCTACCGTAGCAGGCATTGGCACAAGTATGATAATTGCTGAAGAAATATCCATGTATGAAAGCGCCATGTGGAGGTCTCCCTATGAAACTGTATTTACG GGGCTGCTGACGGGGATGCTGCTCCTCTCCCTGGGGGGGGGCTGCACCGCCTTGGCCCTCGCCGTCTCTGCCTGCAGGGCCGCCTGCTCCGTCAGCAAG GTAGTGGTTTTCTTACCAAACGATGACGGCAGCCTCTCAGAAGTGTCTTCGGAACACGTGTACGATGAGGTCACATTCCAGTAG
- the LOC112667810 gene encoding high affinity immunoglobulin epsilon receptor subunit beta-like isoform X4, with translation MQSSKGTFEAETARDYTINLPESEHIPQLREPSTWVLPSQQQKSLLLFLKGQPQVLGVAEILIGLVMLCLGVTTSPFPRDYEGGHSMTTKTGYHLWGSLSFFISGVVSIAAGRKVTKCLIQGSLGMNALSATVAGIGTSMIIAEEISMYESAMWRSPYETVFTVVVFLPNDDGSLSEVSSEHVYDEVTFQ, from the exons ATGCAAAG CAGCAAAGGGACATTTGAGGCAGAGACAGCCCGGGACTACACAATAAATCTTCCTGAGAGTGAGCATATACCCCAACTGCGTGAACCAAGTACCTGGGTCTTGCCCTCCCAGCAGCAGAAGAGTCTGTTGCTCTTCCTAAAGGGTCAGCCCCAGGTCCTAGGG GTGGCTGAGATCCTGATTGGGCTGGTAATGCTGTGCCTGGGCGTGACAACCAGTCCTTTTCCACGTGACTATGAAGGTGGACACTCCATGACCACTAAAACGGGCTATCACCTGTGGGGATCCCTCTCT TTCTTCATATCTGGAGTGGTGTCCATCGCCGCTGGAAGAAAGGTAACTAAGTGTCTG aTCCAAGGCAGCCTGGGGATGAACGCGCTCAGTGCTACCGTAGCAGGCATTGGCACAAGTATGATAATTGCTGAAGAAATATCCATGTATGAAAGCGCCATGTGGAGGTCTCCCTATGAAACTGTATTTACG GTAGTGGTTTTCTTACCAAACGATGACGGCAGCCTCTCAGAAGTGTCTTCGGAACACGTGTACGATGAGGTCACATTCCAGTAG
- the LOC112667810 gene encoding membrane-spanning 4-domains subfamily A member 4A-like isoform X2, producing MQSKGTFEAETARDYTINLPESEHIPQLREPSTWVLPSQQQKSLLLFLKGQPQVLGVAEILIGLVMLCLGVTTSPFPRDYEGGHSMTTKTGYHLWGSLSFFISGVVSIAAGRKVTKCLIQGSLGMNALSATVAGIGTSMIIAEEISMYESAMWRSPYETVFTGLLTGMLLLSLGGGCTALALAVSACRAACSVSKVVVFLPNDDGSLSEVSSEHVYDEVTFQ from the exons ATGCAAAG CAAAGGGACATTTGAGGCAGAGACAGCCCGGGACTACACAATAAATCTTCCTGAGAGTGAGCATATACCCCAACTGCGTGAACCAAGTACCTGGGTCTTGCCCTCCCAGCAGCAGAAGAGTCTGTTGCTCTTCCTAAAGGGTCAGCCCCAGGTCCTAGGG GTGGCTGAGATCCTGATTGGGCTGGTAATGCTGTGCCTGGGCGTGACAACCAGTCCTTTTCCACGTGACTATGAAGGTGGACACTCCATGACCACTAAAACGGGCTATCACCTGTGGGGATCCCTCTCT TTCTTCATATCTGGAGTGGTGTCCATCGCCGCTGGAAGAAAGGTAACTAAGTGTCTG aTCCAAGGCAGCCTGGGGATGAACGCGCTCAGTGCTACCGTAGCAGGCATTGGCACAAGTATGATAATTGCTGAAGAAATATCCATGTATGAAAGCGCCATGTGGAGGTCTCCCTATGAAACTGTATTTACG GGGCTGCTGACGGGGATGCTGCTCCTCTCCCTGGGGGGGGGCTGCACCGCCTTGGCCCTCGCCGTCTCTGCCTGCAGGGCCGCCTGCTCCGTCAGCAAG GTAGTGGTTTTCTTACCAAACGATGACGGCAGCCTCTCAGAAGTGTCTTCGGAACACGTGTACGATGAGGTCACATTCCAGTAG
- the LOC112667810 gene encoding membrane-spanning 4-domains subfamily A member 4A-like isoform X3, whose product MQSSKGTFEAETARDYTINLPESEHIPQLREPSTWVLPSQQQKSLLLFLKGQPQVLGVAEILIGLVMLCLGVTTSPFPRDYEGGHSMTTKTGYHLWGSLSFFISGVVSIAAGRKIQGSLGMNALSATVAGIGTSMIIAEEISMYESAMWRSPYETVFTGLLTGMLLLSLGGGCTALALAVSACRAACSVSKVVVFLPNDDGSLSEVSSEHVYDEVTFQ is encoded by the exons ATGCAAAG CAGCAAAGGGACATTTGAGGCAGAGACAGCCCGGGACTACACAATAAATCTTCCTGAGAGTGAGCATATACCCCAACTGCGTGAACCAAGTACCTGGGTCTTGCCCTCCCAGCAGCAGAAGAGTCTGTTGCTCTTCCTAAAGGGTCAGCCCCAGGTCCTAGGG GTGGCTGAGATCCTGATTGGGCTGGTAATGCTGTGCCTGGGCGTGACAACCAGTCCTTTTCCACGTGACTATGAAGGTGGACACTCCATGACCACTAAAACGGGCTATCACCTGTGGGGATCCCTCTCT TTCTTCATATCTGGAGTGGTGTCCATCGCCGCTGGAAGAAAG aTCCAAGGCAGCCTGGGGATGAACGCGCTCAGTGCTACCGTAGCAGGCATTGGCACAAGTATGATAATTGCTGAAGAAATATCCATGTATGAAAGCGCCATGTGGAGGTCTCCCTATGAAACTGTATTTACG GGGCTGCTGACGGGGATGCTGCTCCTCTCCCTGGGGGGGGGCTGCACCGCCTTGGCCCTCGCCGTCTCTGCCTGCAGGGCCGCCTGCTCCGTCAGCAAG GTAGTGGTTTTCTTACCAAACGATGACGGCAGCCTCTCAGAAGTGTCTTCGGAACACGTGTACGATGAGGTCACATTCCAGTAG